From the genome of Alosa alosa isolate M-15738 ecotype Scorff River chromosome 18, AALO_Geno_1.1, whole genome shotgun sequence, one region includes:
- the lhb gene encoding lutropin subunit beta, whose protein sequence is MARTPQCTILLFLSALAVPSQCFHLQPCVLVNETVSVEKEGCPRCLVFQTTICSGHCLTKEPVYKSPFSMVSQHVCTYGNFRYETVRLPDCADGVDPFVSYPVALSCKCSLCSMDTSDCTLESLGPEFCMSERMHAYESQRLPHYDY, encoded by the exons ATGGCCCGTACCCCACAGTGCACTATTCTGCTCTTTCTGTCGGCACTGGCTGTGCCATCACAGTGCTTCCACCTGCAGCCCTGTGTACTGGTCAATGAGACTGTGTCCGTGGAGAAAGAGGGCTGCCCGAGGTGCCTGGTGTTCCAGACCACCATCTGCAGTGGACACTGCCTGACCAAA GAGCCTGTGTACAAAAGCCCATTCTCCATGGTGTCCCagcatgtgtgcacatatggCAACTTCCGTTATGAGACGGTACGTCTGCCTGACTGTGCTGATGGCGTGGACCCTTTCGTGAGCTACCCAGTGGCCCTGAGCTGTAAGTGTAGTTTGTGCTCCATGGATACATCTGACTGCACCCTGGAGAGCCTGGGGCCTGAATTTTGCATGAGTGAGAGAATGCATGCCTATGAGAGTCAGAGACTGCCTCACTATGACTATTAG